ctccccaccccccctcacacatcccctcacacagcttccccctcacacagtatccccccctcctcctcacacagcctcccccccctcctcctcacacagcctccccccctcacacagcctcccacagcctcccccctcacacagcctccccgacctcctcctcacacagcctcccccctcctcctcacacagcctccccccctcctcctcacacagcctcccccccctcctcctcacacagcctccccccctcacacagcctccccacccccctcacacattccctcacacggcctcccccctcacacagcctccccgaCCTCCGcttcacacagcctcccccccctcctcctcacacagcctccccaccccctcacacacagcctccccaccccctcacacacagcctcccccctcacacagtctccccccctcctcctcacacagcctccccaccccctcacacacagcctccccaccccctcacacacagcctccccaccccctcacacacagcctcccccctcacacagtctccccccctcctcctcacacagcctccccaccccctcacacacagcctccccaccccctcgcacacagccccccctcctcttcacacagcctccccaccccctcacacacagcctccccacaccctcacacacagcctccccacccccctcacacacagccccccctcctcctcacacagcttccccacctcctcacacagcttccccaccccctcacacacagcctccccaccccctcacacacagcctccccaccccctcacacacagcctccccaccccctcacacacagcctcccccgtcctcctcacacagcctccccacccccctcacacacagcctccccaccccctcacacacagcctccccaccccctccccaccccctcacacacagcctccccacccccctcacacacaacctccccacccccctcacacacagcctccccaccccctcacacacagcctccccaccccctcacacacagcctccccacccccccacacacagcctccccaccccctcacacacagcctccccacccccccacacacagcctccccaccccctcacacacagccccccccacccccctcacacacagcctacccaccccctcacacacagcctccccaccccctcacacacagcctccccacccccctcacacacagcctccccacccccctcacacacagcctccccaccccctcacacacagcctccccaccccctcacacacagcctccccaccctctcacacacagcctccccatccccctcacacacagcctccccatccccctcacacacagcctccccaccccctcacacacagcctccccacccccctcacatacagcctccccaccccctcacacactgcctccccacccccctcacacacagcctccccaccccactcacacactgcctccccacccccctcacacacagcctccccatccccctcacacacagcgtccccacccccctcacacacagcctccccaccccctcacacagcctccccacccccctcacacacagcctccccaccccctcacacacagcctccccaccccctcacacacagcctccccacccccccacacacagcctccccaccccctcacacacagccccccccacccccctcacacacagcctacccaccccctcacacacagcctccccaccccctcacacacagcctccccacccccctcacacacagcctccccacccccctcacacacagcctccccaccccctcacacacagcctccccaccctctcacacacagcctccccatccccctcacacacagcctccccacccccctcacacacagcctccccacccccctcacatacagcctccccaccccctcacacactgcctccccacccccctcacacacagcctccccatccccctcacacacagcctccccacccccctcacacacagcctccccaccccctcacacagcctccccacccccctcacacacagcctccccaccccctcacacacagcctccccaccccctcacacacagcctccccaccccctcacacacagcctccccaccccctcacacacagcctccccacccccctcacacacagcctccccacccccctcacacacagcctctccaccccctcacacacagcctccccacccccctcacacacagcctccccaccccccctcacacacagcctccccaccccctcacacacagcctccccaccccctcacacacagcctccccacccccccacacacagcctccccacccccccacacacagcctccccaccccctcacacacagcccccccccacctccctcacacacagcctccccacccccccacacacacagcctccccacccccccacacacagcctccccaccccctcacacacagcctccccacccccccacacacagcctccccaccccctcacacacagcccccccaccccccctcacacacagccccccccacccccctcacacacagcctccccaccccctcacacacagcctccccacccccctcacacacagcctccccacccccctcacacacagcctccccaccccctcacacacagcctccccaccctctcacacacagcctccccatccccctcacacacagcctccccacccccctcacacacagcctccccacccccctcacatacagcctccccaccccctcacacactgcctccccacccccctcacacacagcctccccaccccactcacacactgcctccccaccccctcacacacagcctccccatccccctcacacacagcctccccacccccctcacacagcctccccaccccctcacacagcctccccacccccctcacacacagcctccccaccccctcacacacagcctccccaccccctcacacacagcctccccaccccctcacacacagcctccccacccccctcacacacagcctccccacccccctcacacacagcctccccacccccctcacacactgcctctccaccccctcacacacagcctctccaccccctcacacacagcctccccaccccctcacacagcctccccacccccctcacacatcccctcacacagcctccccaccccctcacacatcccctcacacagcctccccaccccctcacacagcctccccaccccctcacacatcccctcacacagcctctacaccccctcacacatcccctcacacagcctccccacccccctcacacatcccctcacacagcctccccaccccccaacacacagcctcccccctcacacagcctccccaccccctcacccagcctccccaccccctcacacatcccctcacacagcctccacaccccctcacacagcctccccaccccctcacacatcccctcacacagcctccccaccccctcacacagcctccccacccccctcacacagcctccccacccccctcacacagcctccccaccccctcacacagcctccccaccccctcacacatcccctcacacagcctccccacccccctcacacatcccctcacacagcctccccacccccctcacacatcccctcacacagcctccccacccacctcacacatcccctcacacagcctccccacccccctcacacagcttcccccctcacacagtatccccccctcctcctcacacagcctccccccctcctcctcacacagcctccccacctcacacagcctccccaccccccaacacacagcctccccccctcacacagcctccccaccccctcacacatcccctcacacagcctccccaccccctcacccagcctccccaccccctcacacatcccctcacacagcctccccaccccctcacacagcctccccaccccctcacacagcctccccaccccctcacacatcccctcacacagcctccccaccccctcacccagcctccccaccccctcacacatcccctcacacatcccctcacacagcctccccaccccctcacacatcccctcacacagcctgcccacccccctcacacatcccctcacacagcctccccacccccctcacacatcccctcacacagcttccccctcacacagtatccccccctcctcctcacacagcctcccccccctcctcctcacacagcctccccccctcacacagcctcccacagcctcccccctcacacagcctccccgacctcctcctcacacagcctcccccctcctcctcacacagcctccccccctcctcctcacacagcctcccccccctcctcctcacacagcctccccccctcacacagcctccccacccccctcacacattccctcacacggcctcccccctcacacagcctccccgaCCTCCGcttcacacagcctcccccccctcctcctcacacagcctccccaccccctcacacacagcctccccaccccctcacacacagcctcccccctcacacagtctccccccctcctcctcacacagcctccccaccccctcacacacagcctccccaccccctcacacacagcctccccaccccctcacacacagcctcccccctcacacagtctccccccctcctcctcacacagcctccccacccccctcacacacagcctccccaccccctcgcacacagccccccctcctcttcacacagcctccccaccccctcacacacagcctccccacaccctcacacacagcctccccaccccctcacacacagccccccctcctcctcacacagcttccccacctcctcacacagcttccccaccccctcacacacagcctccccaccccctcacacacagcctccccaccccctcacacacagcctccccaccccctcacacacagcctcccccgtcctcctcacacagcctccccccctcctcacacagcctccccccctcctcctcacacagcctcccccctcctcctcacacagcctccccacccccctcacacacagcctccccaccccctcacacacagcctccccaccccctccccaccccctcacacacagcctccccacccccctcacacacaacctccccacccccctcacacacagcctccccaccccctcacacacagcctccccaccccctcacacacagcctccccacccccccacacacagcctccccaccccctcacacacagcctccccacccccccacacacagcctccccaccccctcacacacagccccccccacccccctcacacacagcctacccaccccctcacacacagcctccccaccccctcacacacagcctccccacccccctcacacacagcctccccacccccctcacacacagcctccccaccccctcacacacagcctccccaccccctcacacacagcctccccaccctctcacacacagcctccccatcccctcacacacagcctccccatcccctcacacacagcctccccaccccctcacacacagcctccccacccccctcacatacagcctccccaccccctcacacactgcctccccacccccctcacacacagcctccccaccccactcacacactgcctccccacccccctcacacacagcctccccatccccctcacacacagcgtccccacccccctcacacacagcctccccaccccctcacacagcctccccacccccctcacacacagcctccccaccccctcacacacagcctccccaccccctcacacacagcctccccaccccctcacacacagcctccccaccccctcacacacagcctccccaccccctcacacacagcctccccacccctctcacacacagcctccccacccccctcacacactgcctctccaccccctcacacacagcctctccaccccctcacacacagcctctccaccccctcacacacagcctccccacccccctcacacacagcctccccaccccctcacacacagcctcccaccccctcacacacagcctccccaccccccacacacagcctccccaccccctcacacacagcctccccacccccccacacacagcctccccacccccccacacacagcctccccaccccctcacacacagccccccccacccccctcacacacagcctccccaccccctcacacacagcctccccaccccctcacacacagcctccccacccccctcacacacagcttccccacccccctcacacacagcctccccacctcctcacacacagcctccccaccccctcacacacagcctccccacacccctcacacacagcctccccaccccctcacacacagccctctcccctcacacacagcctccccaccccctcacacacagccccccccaccccctcacacacagcccccctcacacagcccccccccaccccctcacacacagcccccccacccctcacacacagcctccccacctcctcacacacagcctctccaccccctcacacacagcctccccacccccctcacacacagcctccccacccccctcacacacagccctctcccctcacacacagcctccccaccccctcacacacagccccccccaccccctcacacacagccccccctcacacagccccccccccaccccctcacacacagcccccccaccccctcacacacagcccccccaccccctcacacccagcctccccacccccccacacacagcctccccacccccctcacacacagcccccccacccccctcacacacagccccccccacccccctcacacacagcccctccacccccccacacacagcctccccattcccccacacacagcctccccacccccctcacacacagcctccccacccccctcacacacagcctccccacccccctcacacacagcctccccacccccctcacacacagcctccccacccccctcacacacagcagtGCACCTGCTAGCACTCCCCCCTCTGTCCTGCACACTGGACCAGTTATACTTCTCACTGCTCTTTAATGCAGGTTGCTGTTTTCCTCGTGTTAATGTAATGTTCAGGCTGCAGGGCCTCCAGGCACAGCATTACAttcccctgcagagcgtcgctccactaaccccttccctgccagagacctgcagagcatcgctccactaaccccttccctgccagagacctgcagagcgtcgctccactaaccccttccctgccagagacctgcagagcgtcgctccactaaccccttccctggctGAAACTTGCAGAGCGTCGcgccattaaccccttccctggctgagacctgcagagcgtcgcttcactaaccccttccctggctgtgacctgcagagcgtcgctccactaaccccttccctgccagagacctgcagagcgtcgctccactaaccccttccctgccagagacctgcagagcatcgctccactaaccccttccctaccagagacctgcagagcgtcgctccactaaccccttccctgccagagacctgcagagcgtcgctccactaACTCCTTCCCTGGCTgaaacctgcagagcgtcgctccattaaccccttccctggctgagacctgcagagcgtcgctccactaaccccttccctggctgtgacctgcagagcgtcgctccactaaccccttccctgccagagacccacagagcgtcactccactaaccccttccctgccagagacctgcagagcgtcgctccactaaccccttccctgccagagacccaaaGAGCGTCgctccactaaccccttccctgccagagacccgcagagcgtcacttcactaaccccttccctggctgagacctgcagagcgtcactctcttaacccccatcctctccccgaGACCTGcggagcatcgctccattaaccccttccctctcaGGAGCTGGAGAATTACCGGTTGGCCATGCAGCGGATGGCCGATGACCTCATCGCGCTGCGCCGCCAGCACGGGGCGCTGGAGGCGGAGAACAGCGCCCTGCGGAGCGAGCGGAGCCTGCACCAGGAGGCGGGGCGGAGCCTGCTGAGCGACGCGGACCTGGACGTCATGACCAAGGCCGAGCTGGCTGACCGTCTGGGTGAGCAGCACCCCCACTAGACCACCCACCGACCGCAGCCGTCTCTGCGTGGGTCTGCTGGCTCTGTACTTTCTCACCCCCTTCGCCACAGCAACGCATTGCCACGCAGAAGGGACACGGAAGGGACAGTCCAGGTTACACGGAGCCGAAGGGGACACTCTGCACTTTAAGATTAGGGTCTTCATTAACCCCTAACAGGTCACCACGGCCCCTCTTACTGAACAGGGTGGCCCTATGATTTGGGGCCCCTGGGGTATTATGGGGGCTGTCGGGGCCCGGTCCCACTGCGTATTAGGCTGGCTGTTCTTGGTAACGGGTGGGGGGGTGTTCCGGCCTTTTTTCCGCAGTGACCCTGAAGCAGAAGCTGGCCAGCGAGACGTCGGAGCTCCGCGGGGTGAGGGACAGAGTCCAGCAGCTGCAGAACGAGCTGGTCAGGGTGAGTTCCGGCCTCTGACCCGCCATGCTGGCGGGGGAGGGGTTAATCTGGCTGCAGCCAATAACGGCCTCCGGAGAGGGGACAGCCAACAGCAAGGCAGCTTTTACACGCGCCGGAGGTCGGCAGTCAATGGCGGGGCTGGTCTTGCGCACTCGTGTTTTCGTGAGCCAATGACTGAGCGGCTCTCGCACTGCGTTGTCTTAGCCAATAGCGTGTCAGCTAAGATGTCAGACGTCAGCCAATGGGGAAGCAGCTTTCATATATACGGCAGTGCATCAGCCAATAGGGAGGCAGCTCTCCAATGTAATGAAGTGCATCAACCAATAGGAAGGCAGCTCTCATATATTGTGCAGTGCGTCAGGCAATAGGAAGGTAGCTGTTGTATATACTATAGTGCGTCACCCAATAGGGAGGCACCTCTCCAGTATAATGCAGTGTGTCGGCCAATAATAAGGCAGCTCATATATTGTGCAGTGCGTCAGCCAATAGGAAGGCAGCTGTTGCGCCCTGGGATTGCCTAACCAATCAGGCTTGGTGTTTCAGAGGAATGACCGTGAGAAGGAGCTGGTTCTCCTGCAGAGGGCGCATCAGCAGCAGCAGACCGTGCTGGCTCAGTACCG
This DNA window, taken from Ascaphus truei isolate aAscTru1 unplaced genomic scaffold, aAscTru1.hap1 HAP1_SCAFFOLD_2277, whole genome shotgun sequence, encodes the following:
- the CCDC33 gene encoding coiled-coil domain-containing protein 33 encodes the protein ELENYRLAMQRMADDLIALRRQHGALEAENSALRSERSLHQEAGRSLLSDADLDVMTKAELADRLVTLKQKLASETSELRGVRDRVQQLQNELVRRNDREKELVLLQRAHQQQQTVLAQYRDRLNRARTLQDTIRQQEKVIERMEKALDSKLREQKRSRAERGERGGREESLRGEVHASLLAENTRLREELEKATCTPIILQHSAPW